In Armigeres subalbatus isolate Guangzhou_Male unplaced genomic scaffold, GZ_Asu_2 Contig1857, whole genome shotgun sequence, a single window of DNA contains:
- the LOC134203453 gene encoding uncharacterized protein K02A2.6-like — translation MVKVVANGEELTLPLHIAESSRHPLLGRDWLLALKLDFNRVFRPGTHSVSYCGGNDQSTATALNDLLNKFSYVFEGRVGKIEGIQASLTVRKDSRPVYVKARAVPFAVRDAVDKEIDAFVSEGIWERVDHAEWATPVVPVKKSGGRVRLCGDYKITLNPHLLVDDHPLPTAEELFATVAGGETFSKLDLSQAYLQLEVRPEDRDLLTLSTHRGLFRPTRLMYGVASAPAIFQRLMEEILQGIPGVTVFIDDIRVTGPDNQTHLRRLEEVFRRLNHFNADAMSRLPISFTDSESEIEEPDAVEINAIHTLPLTVDELSTATLSDDSVRELLRALTLRQMNMRNT, via the exons ATGGTTAAAGTTGTTGCAAATGGTGAGGAGCTTACGTTGCCCCTGCACATTGCGGAATCCAGCAGGCACCCCTTGCTGGGCCGCGATTGGTTGCTCGCATTGAAGTTGGATTTCAATCGCGTTTTTAGACCCGGTACACATTCGGTTTCCTATTGTGGCGGCAATGATCAATCCACCGCCACTGCGTTAAATGATTTGctcaataaattttcatatgttTTCGAAGGACGTGTAGGTAAAATTGAGGGGATTCAAGCTTCGCTGACGGTTCGAAAAGATTCAAGGCCAGTTTACGTGAAGGCCAGAGCAGTACCATTTGCAGTGCGCGACGCAGTCGATAAGGAGATCGACGCGTTTGTCAGTGAGGGCATCTGGGAAAGGGTGGATCATGCGGAGTGGGCCACTCCTGTCGTTCCAGTAAAAAAGTCTGGGGGTAGAGTACGGTTGTGCGGAGATTATAAAATCACTTTGAACCCGCATCTGCTTGTCGATGACCATCCGCTTCCCACTGCTGAAGAACTGTTTGCTACCGTTGCAGGAGGAGAGACGTTCTCTAAGTTAGACTTGTCTCAGGCTTATTTGCAACTGGAGGTTCGCCCAGAGGACAGGGATTTGCTGACGTTGAGCACTCATAGAGGCCTGTTCCGCCCTACGAGGCTCATGTACGGTGTCGCTTCCGCCCCAGCTATTTTTCAGCGGTTAATGGAGGAAATACTTCAGGGTATCCCTGGGGTTACCGTCTTCATCGACGACATTCGCGTTACCGGTCCTGATAATCAAACGCACTTGCGTAGACTAGAAGAAGTATTTAGAAGGCTAA ATCATTTCAATGCGGATGCCATGTCTCGCTTACCAATATCGTTCACTGACTCCGAGTCAGAAATCGAGGAACCAGATGCTGTTGAGATTAATGCTATACACACGCTACCACTTACAGTAGATGAGTTAAGCACAGCCACTCTGTCAGACGACAGTGTTCGCGAATTACTACGAGCTCTTACACTCAGGCAAATGAACATGCGAAATACATAA
- the LOC134203456 gene encoding Golgi SNAP receptor complex member 1-like — MGTSDWDALRKQARHLENDIDLKLIAFNKVGTGSSSLNSAGSTDTSPLLGDHVFESLSLEIEQMLDQLSNINERMAEIPGTGAAVMHVLQRHREILHGYRQEYLKIQANHTTRMEREELLRGSGLGGTTSPSTSGLSRRDMYLKENTHLHNSSSMVNDQISIAMETKEHLSSQRQHMKRFQTRMHDISHRFPLISSLIQRINIRKRRESLILGGVIGVCTILLLLYAFH, encoded by the exons ATGGGGACATCGGATTGGGATG CTCTTCGGAAGCAAGCCCGTCATCTTGAGAACGATATTGACCTGAAGTTGATCGCATTCAACAAGGTCGGTACCGGAAGCAGTTCGCTGAATTCCGCTGGATCCACTGACACGTCGCCTTTATTGGGGGACCATGTCTTCGAGTCGCTCTCGCTGGAGATCGAGCAGATGCTGGACCAACTGTCAAACATTAACGAGCGGATGGCGGAGATTCCTGGCACCGGCGCTGCCGTTATGCATGTCCTTCAGCGACATCGTGAGATTCTGCAT GGTTATCGGCAAGAGTATTTAAAAATCCAGGCCAATCACACAACGAGAATGGAACGAGAGGAGTTGCTGCGCGGGTCCGGACTGGGTGGAACAACGTCTCCTTCGACGTCCGGATTAAGCCGGCGGGACATGTATCTGAAGGAAAATACACATCTTCACAA TTCAAGCTCCATGGTCAACGACCAGATTAGCATCGCAATGGAGACGAAGGAGCATTTGTCCTCTCAACGGCAACATATGAAACGCTTCCAAACCAGGATGCACGATATTTCCCATCGGTTCCCGTTGATATCTAG CCTCATTCAGAGAATCAACATTCGCAAACGAAGAGAGTCGCTGATACTTGGAGGAGTGATCGGGGTCTGTACGATTCTTCTGCTACTGTACGCATTTCACTGA